From Phycodurus eques isolate BA_2022a chromosome 13, UOR_Pequ_1.1, whole genome shotgun sequence, a single genomic window includes:
- the LOC133411215 gene encoding CTD small phosphatase-like protein isoform X7, producing MICLLCTQSLICLCSSTPNHLTCSPSQQLFQRNLPASQANSGLKKQRSRSIFSTFFCCFRNYNVEPPATNSSTATLPPPPPEENGSPPKPPAKYLLPEMKISDYGKKCIVIDLDETLVHSSFKPISNADFIVPVEIDGTVHQVYVLKRPHVDEFLQKMGELFECVLFTASLAKYADPVADLLDQWGVFRARLFRESCVFHRGNYVKDLSRLGRELSNVIIVDNSPASYIFHPENAVPVQSWFDDMNDTELLDLLPFFEGLSKEDEVYGVLQNLRGR from the exons ATGATATGTTTACTGTGCACTCAGTCACTGATTTGTCTTTGCTCATCTACTCCAAATCACCTGACTTGTAGCCCATCCCAGCAGCTGTTCCAGAGGAATTTACCAG CTTCCCAGGCCAACAGTGGTCTCAAGAAGCAGAGGAGCCGTAGCATCTTCAGCACATTCTTCTGCTGCTTCCGCAATTACAATGTGGAGCCGCCCGCCACCAATAGCAGCACAGCTACCCTGCCTCCACCTCCACCTGAGGAGAACGGATCACCACCGAAG CCACCAGCCAAATACCTCCTACCAGAGATGAAAATATCGGACTACGGTAAAAAGTGCATTGTGATCGACTTGGATGAAACGCTTGTCCACAGCTCATTTAAG CCAATCAGCAATGCAGATTTTATTGTTCCAGTGGAGATCGATGGCACTGTTCATCAG GTGTATGTGCTGAAACGACCCCATGTGGACGAGTTTCTTCAAAAGATGGGAGAGCTGTTCGAATGTGTGCTCTTCACAGCCAGTCTTGCCAAG TACGCGGACCCTGTGGCAGACCTGCTGGACCAGTGGGGCGTGTTCAGAGCGCGACTCTTCAGAGAGTCCTGCGTGTTCCACAGAGGGAACTATGTAAAGGACCTCAGCCGGCTGGGTCGCGAGCTCAGCAACGTCATCATTGTTGACAACTCACCCGCATCGTACATTTTTCACCCAGAAAATGCT GTCCCAGTCCAGTCGTGGTTTGATGACATGAATGACACAGAATTGCTGGACTTGTTGCCTTTCTTTGAGGGGCTCAGCAAAGAAGATGAGGTTTACGGGGTCCTCCAGAATCTGAGAGGCAGGTAG
- the LOC133411215 gene encoding CTD small phosphatase-like protein isoform X3, with the protein MICLLCTQSLICLCSSTPNHLTCSPSQQLFQRNLPASQANSGLKKQRSRSIFSTFFCCFRNYNVEPPATNSSTATLPPPPPEENGSPPKPPAKYLLPEMKISDYGKKCIVIDLDETLVHSSFKPISNADFIVPVEIDGTVHQVYVLKRPHVDEFLQKMGELFECVLFTASLAKYTLLLLFCLFASCKWYADPVADLLDQWGVFRARLFRESCVFHRGNYVKDLSRLGRELSNVIIVDNSPASYIFHPENAVPVQSWFDDMNDTELLDLLPFFEGLSKEDEVYGVLQNLRGR; encoded by the exons ATGATATGTTTACTGTGCACTCAGTCACTGATTTGTCTTTGCTCATCTACTCCAAATCACCTGACTTGTAGCCCATCCCAGCAGCTGTTCCAGAGGAATTTACCAG CTTCCCAGGCCAACAGTGGTCTCAAGAAGCAGAGGAGCCGTAGCATCTTCAGCACATTCTTCTGCTGCTTCCGCAATTACAATGTGGAGCCGCCCGCCACCAATAGCAGCACAGCTACCCTGCCTCCACCTCCACCTGAGGAGAACGGATCACCACCGAAG CCACCAGCCAAATACCTCCTACCAGAGATGAAAATATCGGACTACGGTAAAAAGTGCATTGTGATCGACTTGGATGAAACGCTTGTCCACAGCTCATTTAAG CCAATCAGCAATGCAGATTTTATTGTTCCAGTGGAGATCGATGGCACTGTTCATCAG GTGTATGTGCTGAAACGACCCCATGTGGACGAGTTTCTTCAAAAGATGGGAGAGCTGTTCGAATGTGTGCTCTTCACAGCCAGTCTTGCCAAG TATACACTTCTTCTGCTTTTCTGTCTGTTTGCCAGTTGTAAGTGG TACGCGGACCCTGTGGCAGACCTGCTGGACCAGTGGGGCGTGTTCAGAGCGCGACTCTTCAGAGAGTCCTGCGTGTTCCACAGAGGGAACTATGTAAAGGACCTCAGCCGGCTGGGTCGCGAGCTCAGCAACGTCATCATTGTTGACAACTCACCCGCATCGTACATTTTTCACCCAGAAAATGCT GTCCCAGTCCAGTCGTGGTTTGATGACATGAATGACACAGAATTGCTGGACTTGTTGCCTTTCTTTGAGGGGCTCAGCAAAGAAGATGAGGTTTACGGGGTCCTCCAGAATCTGAGAGGCAGGTAG
- the LOC133411215 gene encoding CTD small phosphatase-like protein isoform X4, protein MICLLCTQSLICLCSSTPNHLTCSPSQQLFQRNLPASQANSGLKKQRSRSIFSTFFCCFRNYNVEPPATNSSTATLPPPPPEENGSPPKCDQIEVLPVPCPPAKYLLPEMKISDYGKKCIVIDLDETLVHSSFKPISNADFIVPVEIDGTVHQVYVLKRPHVDEFLQKMGELFECVLFTASLAKYADPVADLLDQWGVFRARLFRESCVFHRGNYVKDLSRLGRELSNVIIVDNSPASYIFHPENAVPVQSWFDDMNDTELLDLLPFFEGLSKEDEVYGVLQNLRGR, encoded by the exons ATGATATGTTTACTGTGCACTCAGTCACTGATTTGTCTTTGCTCATCTACTCCAAATCACCTGACTTGTAGCCCATCCCAGCAGCTGTTCCAGAGGAATTTACCAG CTTCCCAGGCCAACAGTGGTCTCAAGAAGCAGAGGAGCCGTAGCATCTTCAGCACATTCTTCTGCTGCTTCCGCAATTACAATGTGGAGCCGCCCGCCACCAATAGCAGCACAGCTACCCTGCCTCCACCTCCACCTGAGGAGAACGGATCACCACCGAAG TGTGACCAGATCGAGGTCCTCCCTGTCCCTTGT CCACCAGCCAAATACCTCCTACCAGAGATGAAAATATCGGACTACGGTAAAAAGTGCATTGTGATCGACTTGGATGAAACGCTTGTCCACAGCTCATTTAAG CCAATCAGCAATGCAGATTTTATTGTTCCAGTGGAGATCGATGGCACTGTTCATCAG GTGTATGTGCTGAAACGACCCCATGTGGACGAGTTTCTTCAAAAGATGGGAGAGCTGTTCGAATGTGTGCTCTTCACAGCCAGTCTTGCCAAG TACGCGGACCCTGTGGCAGACCTGCTGGACCAGTGGGGCGTGTTCAGAGCGCGACTCTTCAGAGAGTCCTGCGTGTTCCACAGAGGGAACTATGTAAAGGACCTCAGCCGGCTGGGTCGCGAGCTCAGCAACGTCATCATTGTTGACAACTCACCCGCATCGTACATTTTTCACCCAGAAAATGCT GTCCCAGTCCAGTCGTGGTTTGATGACATGAATGACACAGAATTGCTGGACTTGTTGCCTTTCTTTGAGGGGCTCAGCAAAGAAGATGAGGTTTACGGGGTCCTCCAGAATCTGAGAGGCAGGTAG
- the LOC133411215 gene encoding CTD small phosphatase-like protein isoform X1 translates to MICLLCTQSLICLCSSTPNHLTCSPSQQLFQRNLPASQANSGLKKQRSRSIFSTFFCCFRNYNVEPPATNSSTATLPPPPPEENGSPPKCDQIEVLPVPCPPAKYLLPEMKISDYGKKCIVIDLDETLVHSSFKPISNADFIVPVEIDGTVHQVYVLKRPHVDEFLQKMGELFECVLFTASLAKYTLLLLFCLFASCKWYADPVADLLDQWGVFRARLFRESCVFHRGNYVKDLSRLGRELSNVIIVDNSPASYIFHPENAVPVQSWFDDMNDTELLDLLPFFEGLSKEDEVYGVLQNLRGR, encoded by the exons ATGATATGTTTACTGTGCACTCAGTCACTGATTTGTCTTTGCTCATCTACTCCAAATCACCTGACTTGTAGCCCATCCCAGCAGCTGTTCCAGAGGAATTTACCAG CTTCCCAGGCCAACAGTGGTCTCAAGAAGCAGAGGAGCCGTAGCATCTTCAGCACATTCTTCTGCTGCTTCCGCAATTACAATGTGGAGCCGCCCGCCACCAATAGCAGCACAGCTACCCTGCCTCCACCTCCACCTGAGGAGAACGGATCACCACCGAAG TGTGACCAGATCGAGGTCCTCCCTGTCCCTTGT CCACCAGCCAAATACCTCCTACCAGAGATGAAAATATCGGACTACGGTAAAAAGTGCATTGTGATCGACTTGGATGAAACGCTTGTCCACAGCTCATTTAAG CCAATCAGCAATGCAGATTTTATTGTTCCAGTGGAGATCGATGGCACTGTTCATCAG GTGTATGTGCTGAAACGACCCCATGTGGACGAGTTTCTTCAAAAGATGGGAGAGCTGTTCGAATGTGTGCTCTTCACAGCCAGTCTTGCCAAG TATACACTTCTTCTGCTTTTCTGTCTGTTTGCCAGTTGTAAGTGG TACGCGGACCCTGTGGCAGACCTGCTGGACCAGTGGGGCGTGTTCAGAGCGCGACTCTTCAGAGAGTCCTGCGTGTTCCACAGAGGGAACTATGTAAAGGACCTCAGCCGGCTGGGTCGCGAGCTCAGCAACGTCATCATTGTTGACAACTCACCCGCATCGTACATTTTTCACCCAGAAAATGCT GTCCCAGTCCAGTCGTGGTTTGATGACATGAATGACACAGAATTGCTGGACTTGTTGCCTTTCTTTGAGGGGCTCAGCAAAGAAGATGAGGTTTACGGGGTCCTCCAGAATCTGAGAGGCAGGTAG
- the LOC133411215 gene encoding CTD small phosphatase-like protein isoform X8 gives MDHMSIITQVANPKEEEIISFNQEKASQANSGLKKQRSRSIFSTFFCCFRNYNVEPPATNSSTATLPPPPPEENGSPPKPPAKYLLPEMKISDYGKKCIVIDLDETLVHSSFKPISNADFIVPVEIDGTVHQVYVLKRPHVDEFLQKMGELFECVLFTASLAKYADPVADLLDQWGVFRARLFRESCVFHRGNYVKDLSRLGRELSNVIIVDNSPASYIFHPENAVPVQSWFDDMNDTELLDLLPFFEGLSKEDEVYGVLQNLRGR, from the exons ATGGACCACATGTCCATAATAACCCAAGTTGCCAACCCCAAGGAGGAGGAAATAATATCTTTCAACCAGGAAAAAG CTTCCCAGGCCAACAGTGGTCTCAAGAAGCAGAGGAGCCGTAGCATCTTCAGCACATTCTTCTGCTGCTTCCGCAATTACAATGTGGAGCCGCCCGCCACCAATAGCAGCACAGCTACCCTGCCTCCACCTCCACCTGAGGAGAACGGATCACCACCGAAG CCACCAGCCAAATACCTCCTACCAGAGATGAAAATATCGGACTACGGTAAAAAGTGCATTGTGATCGACTTGGATGAAACGCTTGTCCACAGCTCATTTAAG CCAATCAGCAATGCAGATTTTATTGTTCCAGTGGAGATCGATGGCACTGTTCATCAG GTGTATGTGCTGAAACGACCCCATGTGGACGAGTTTCTTCAAAAGATGGGAGAGCTGTTCGAATGTGTGCTCTTCACAGCCAGTCTTGCCAAG TACGCGGACCCTGTGGCAGACCTGCTGGACCAGTGGGGCGTGTTCAGAGCGCGACTCTTCAGAGAGTCCTGCGTGTTCCACAGAGGGAACTATGTAAAGGACCTCAGCCGGCTGGGTCGCGAGCTCAGCAACGTCATCATTGTTGACAACTCACCCGCATCGTACATTTTTCACCCAGAAAATGCT GTCCCAGTCCAGTCGTGGTTTGATGACATGAATGACACAGAATTGCTGGACTTGTTGCCTTTCTTTGAGGGGCTCAGCAAAGAAGATGAGGTTTACGGGGTCCTCCAGAATCTGAGAGGCAGGTAG
- the LOC133411215 gene encoding CTD small phosphatase-like protein isoform X6, with amino-acid sequence MDHMSIITQVANPKEEEIISFNQEKASQANSGLKKQRSRSIFSTFFCCFRNYNVEPPATNSSTATLPPPPPEENGSPPKCDQIEVLPVPCPPAKYLLPEMKISDYGKKCIVIDLDETLVHSSFKPISNADFIVPVEIDGTVHQVYVLKRPHVDEFLQKMGELFECVLFTASLAKYADPVADLLDQWGVFRARLFRESCVFHRGNYVKDLSRLGRELSNVIIVDNSPASYIFHPENAVPVQSWFDDMNDTELLDLLPFFEGLSKEDEVYGVLQNLRGR; translated from the exons ATGGACCACATGTCCATAATAACCCAAGTTGCCAACCCCAAGGAGGAGGAAATAATATCTTTCAACCAGGAAAAAG CTTCCCAGGCCAACAGTGGTCTCAAGAAGCAGAGGAGCCGTAGCATCTTCAGCACATTCTTCTGCTGCTTCCGCAATTACAATGTGGAGCCGCCCGCCACCAATAGCAGCACAGCTACCCTGCCTCCACCTCCACCTGAGGAGAACGGATCACCACCGAAG TGTGACCAGATCGAGGTCCTCCCTGTCCCTTGT CCACCAGCCAAATACCTCCTACCAGAGATGAAAATATCGGACTACGGTAAAAAGTGCATTGTGATCGACTTGGATGAAACGCTTGTCCACAGCTCATTTAAG CCAATCAGCAATGCAGATTTTATTGTTCCAGTGGAGATCGATGGCACTGTTCATCAG GTGTATGTGCTGAAACGACCCCATGTGGACGAGTTTCTTCAAAAGATGGGAGAGCTGTTCGAATGTGTGCTCTTCACAGCCAGTCTTGCCAAG TACGCGGACCCTGTGGCAGACCTGCTGGACCAGTGGGGCGTGTTCAGAGCGCGACTCTTCAGAGAGTCCTGCGTGTTCCACAGAGGGAACTATGTAAAGGACCTCAGCCGGCTGGGTCGCGAGCTCAGCAACGTCATCATTGTTGACAACTCACCCGCATCGTACATTTTTCACCCAGAAAATGCT GTCCCAGTCCAGTCGTGGTTTGATGACATGAATGACACAGAATTGCTGGACTTGTTGCCTTTCTTTGAGGGGCTCAGCAAAGAAGATGAGGTTTACGGGGTCCTCCAGAATCTGAGAGGCAGGTAG
- the LOC133411215 gene encoding CTD small phosphatase-like protein isoform X2: MDHMSIITQVANPKEEEIISFNQEKASQANSGLKKQRSRSIFSTFFCCFRNYNVEPPATNSSTATLPPPPPEENGSPPKCDQIEVLPVPCPPAKYLLPEMKISDYGKKCIVIDLDETLVHSSFKPISNADFIVPVEIDGTVHQVYVLKRPHVDEFLQKMGELFECVLFTASLAKYTLLLLFCLFASCKWYADPVADLLDQWGVFRARLFRESCVFHRGNYVKDLSRLGRELSNVIIVDNSPASYIFHPENAVPVQSWFDDMNDTELLDLLPFFEGLSKEDEVYGVLQNLRGR, encoded by the exons ATGGACCACATGTCCATAATAACCCAAGTTGCCAACCCCAAGGAGGAGGAAATAATATCTTTCAACCAGGAAAAAG CTTCCCAGGCCAACAGTGGTCTCAAGAAGCAGAGGAGCCGTAGCATCTTCAGCACATTCTTCTGCTGCTTCCGCAATTACAATGTGGAGCCGCCCGCCACCAATAGCAGCACAGCTACCCTGCCTCCACCTCCACCTGAGGAGAACGGATCACCACCGAAG TGTGACCAGATCGAGGTCCTCCCTGTCCCTTGT CCACCAGCCAAATACCTCCTACCAGAGATGAAAATATCGGACTACGGTAAAAAGTGCATTGTGATCGACTTGGATGAAACGCTTGTCCACAGCTCATTTAAG CCAATCAGCAATGCAGATTTTATTGTTCCAGTGGAGATCGATGGCACTGTTCATCAG GTGTATGTGCTGAAACGACCCCATGTGGACGAGTTTCTTCAAAAGATGGGAGAGCTGTTCGAATGTGTGCTCTTCACAGCCAGTCTTGCCAAG TATACACTTCTTCTGCTTTTCTGTCTGTTTGCCAGTTGTAAGTGG TACGCGGACCCTGTGGCAGACCTGCTGGACCAGTGGGGCGTGTTCAGAGCGCGACTCTTCAGAGAGTCCTGCGTGTTCCACAGAGGGAACTATGTAAAGGACCTCAGCCGGCTGGGTCGCGAGCTCAGCAACGTCATCATTGTTGACAACTCACCCGCATCGTACATTTTTCACCCAGAAAATGCT GTCCCAGTCCAGTCGTGGTTTGATGACATGAATGACACAGAATTGCTGGACTTGTTGCCTTTCTTTGAGGGGCTCAGCAAAGAAGATGAGGTTTACGGGGTCCTCCAGAATCTGAGAGGCAGGTAG
- the LOC133411215 gene encoding CTD small phosphatase-like protein isoform X5 has protein sequence MDHMSIITQVANPKEEEIISFNQEKASQANSGLKKQRSRSIFSTFFCCFRNYNVEPPATNSSTATLPPPPPEENGSPPKPPAKYLLPEMKISDYGKKCIVIDLDETLVHSSFKPISNADFIVPVEIDGTVHQVYVLKRPHVDEFLQKMGELFECVLFTASLAKYTLLLLFCLFASCKWYADPVADLLDQWGVFRARLFRESCVFHRGNYVKDLSRLGRELSNVIIVDNSPASYIFHPENAVPVQSWFDDMNDTELLDLLPFFEGLSKEDEVYGVLQNLRGR, from the exons ATGGACCACATGTCCATAATAACCCAAGTTGCCAACCCCAAGGAGGAGGAAATAATATCTTTCAACCAGGAAAAAG CTTCCCAGGCCAACAGTGGTCTCAAGAAGCAGAGGAGCCGTAGCATCTTCAGCACATTCTTCTGCTGCTTCCGCAATTACAATGTGGAGCCGCCCGCCACCAATAGCAGCACAGCTACCCTGCCTCCACCTCCACCTGAGGAGAACGGATCACCACCGAAG CCACCAGCCAAATACCTCCTACCAGAGATGAAAATATCGGACTACGGTAAAAAGTGCATTGTGATCGACTTGGATGAAACGCTTGTCCACAGCTCATTTAAG CCAATCAGCAATGCAGATTTTATTGTTCCAGTGGAGATCGATGGCACTGTTCATCAG GTGTATGTGCTGAAACGACCCCATGTGGACGAGTTTCTTCAAAAGATGGGAGAGCTGTTCGAATGTGTGCTCTTCACAGCCAGTCTTGCCAAG TATACACTTCTTCTGCTTTTCTGTCTGTTTGCCAGTTGTAAGTGG TACGCGGACCCTGTGGCAGACCTGCTGGACCAGTGGGGCGTGTTCAGAGCGCGACTCTTCAGAGAGTCCTGCGTGTTCCACAGAGGGAACTATGTAAAGGACCTCAGCCGGCTGGGTCGCGAGCTCAGCAACGTCATCATTGTTGACAACTCACCCGCATCGTACATTTTTCACCCAGAAAATGCT GTCCCAGTCCAGTCGTGGTTTGATGACATGAATGACACAGAATTGCTGGACTTGTTGCCTTTCTTTGAGGGGCTCAGCAAAGAAGATGAGGTTTACGGGGTCCTCCAGAATCTGAGAGGCAGGTAG